The Deltaproteobacteria bacterium HGW-Deltaproteobacteria-4 DNA window CCGTTTTTTTGCGCCACCACCGGAGAAATTTCTACGCGTTCTGGTCGAAGCCGGTGAGCTCACAGCGCAGCAGGCCGAGTGGTCGACGCAGATCCCGATGGCGCAGGATGTCACGGCCGAGGCTGATTCCGGCGGACATACCGACAATCGTCCGGCTTTGTCTCTGCTGCCGACGATTCTCAGTCAGCGAGCGCAGTTCCAGGCGCAGTACAATTACGAGCAGCCCCTGCGTGTCGGACTCGGCGGCGGCATCGCTACCCCCGCTTCGGCGGCGGCGGCCCTCAGTCTGGGGGCGGCCTATCTCGTTACCGGCTCCGTCAATCAGGCCTGTAGCGAAGCCGGCACCTGCGACGAGGTTCGCCAACTCCTCGCCGAGACCCGGCAGGCGGACATCACCATGGCTCCCTCCGGCGATATGTTCGAGATGGGGGTCAACGTTCAGGTCCTCAAGCGCGGCACGATGTTCTCGATGCGGGCAGCCAAACTTTACGAGCTTTATCGCTCTTATTCCGGTCTCGACGCCCTGCCGTCGGAAGAACGTGCTAAACTGGAAAAAACGATTTTTCGCGCTCCCCTTGCCGAGATCTGGGAAGCGACCCGTACCTACTTTGCGCGCCGTGATCCCCGTCAGGTCGAGCGGGCGCTAGCTGATCCCAAACATCAACTCGCTCTGGTTTTTCGTTGGTATCTCGGCCAGTCCCCGGTCTGGGCCAGCTCCGGCGAATCATCGCGTCGTGTCGATTATCAGATCTGGTGCGGCCCGGCGATGGGTGCGTTCAACGAGTGGAGTAAAGGTTCTTTTCTCGAAAATGTCGCGCGCCGACAGGTTGTGGCTGTGGCTTTGAATATCCTTTTTGGCGCCGCGGTTCTGTTGCGGACCCATCAATTGGCGCTGCAGGGAATTCATCTTGCTGCCGCGGATAAACTCTCCGAACCGTTGGAGATTGCACAGATCAAGGAGTACCTCCATTGAAAAAGAGCGCAGAAAAGACCGGGCAGGCGTCGGAAACGATGGCTCCCATCGCCATAGTCGGTATCGGCTGCATCTTTCCGCAAGCCGAAGATAAGGTCGCTTTCTGGAGCAATATTCGCCAGGGCCGGGATGCCATCACCGAAGTCCCGGCCAGTCACTGGCGCCCTGAGGATTACTTTAATCCCGACCCCAAAGCCCCGGATCAGGTCTACGCCAAGATGGGTGGTTTCCTGCCGCCGGTCGATTTTCATCCGATGGAGTACGGCATCCTCCCCAATGCCCTGGAAGCGGTCGATACGGCCCAGCTCCTCGGCCTGCTCGCCGTCGAACAAGCTCTGGTAGACGCCGGCTATAGCGCAGACAAGGAGTTTGATCGCGAGAAGGTCAGCGTCATCCTCGGTGTTACCGGCAGCCTCGAACTCGTTATCCCCCTCGGTGCCCGGCTCGGCCATCCGCGCTGGCGTACCGCCCTCAAGGAGGCGGGCGTTGCCGACGACATCGCTGCCGATGCGATTGCGCGCATCAGCGATTCCTACGTTCCCTGGCAGGAGAACTCCTTCCCCGGCCTTCTCGGCAATGTCGTTGCCGGCCGCATCAGCAAGCACTTCAACTTCGGCGGCACCAACTGCGTCGTCGATGCCGCTTGCGGCAGCTCCCTGAGCGCTCTTAATCTTGCCGCTCTCGAACTTAGCGCCGGCAAGGCCGACATGGTCGTCACCGGCGGTGTCGATACCTTCAATGATATCTTCATGTACACCTGCTTCAGCAAGACGCCTGCCCTTTCTCCGACCGGCCATGCCCGGCCTTTCGATGCCAATGGCGACGGCACCACCCTCGGCGAAGGTCTGGGGGTCGTCGTCCTCAAACGTCTTGCCGACGCCGAACGAGATGGTGACCGCATCTATGCTGTTATCCGTGGCATCGGTACCTCCAGTGACGGTCGCGGTTCAGCGATTTACGAACCGAGCGCTGCCGGACAGGAGAAAGCGCTGCGTCGTGCCTACCAGCAGGGAGATGTCACCCCGGAGACGATCGAACTGATCGAAGCGCACGGTACCGGCACCAAGGTCGGCGATGCCGTCGAGGTCAAGGCGCTGCGTCAGGTCTTTGGTGAAGGCGAACGCCCCTGGTGCTCTCTCGGCTCGGTCAAATCGCAGATCGGTCATACCAAGGCAGCCGCCGGTTCAGCCGGGCTGATCAAGGCGACTCTCGCCCTGTACCACAAGATTCTGCCGCCGACTCTCAAGGTGCAGAAACCTCAGGATGTTGTCGTCGGTAATGGCAGTCCCTTTTATCTCGACACTGCGGCCCGTCCCTGGATCGCCACTCCTGATCACCCGCGCCGTGCCGGCGTCAGTGCTCTCGGTTTTGGCGGCAGCAATTTCCATTGTCTTCTTGAAGAGTATCAAGCGGAGAAAGTCGTTGTCGATGAAAGCGGCGAGGTGCAGATTGCCGCCTTCAGCGCCCCTGATGGCGCCGAACTGGAAAGTTTCCTGCGCGCCTTCCCGGCCGAAGCCGCCTGGCCGGAGCTGCGTCTCGCCGCCAGTGCGAGCCGCCTGCAATTCGATCCGCAAATGGCTTGTCGTTTGTCCCTGGTGATGGAAAAAGGGAAGAGCAACCCCCCGGCGCAGATCAAGAGCGCATTGAGCATGCTGGCGAAATCAGGAACGCAGAGCTTCTGGCAGACCCCGGACGGTGTTTACTTTGCGAGCGGCGGGGCTGCCGGCAAGCTCGCGATCCTCTTTCCCGGTCAGGGAGCGCAATATCCCGGCATGCTGGCGGAGTTGGCGCTGCAATTCCCTGCCTTCTTCGCCACGCTTCAGGCCGCCGATCAGTCCTTTGCTGCTGCGGTCGGCGCCAGCGGTCGCCTTGCCGAAGCGATCTATCCGCGCGGCAGCTTTGACGATGTCAGCCGCCAGGCCGACGTAACCCGGCTGCAGGCCACCGAAGTCGCCCAGCCGGCCCTTGGTGCCGTCAACCTCGGCGCCCTCAAGGTGCTGAATTCTTTTGCCCTGCAGGCCGATGCTTTTGCCGGCCACAGTTACGGCGAATTGACCGCCCTGTGTGCCGGCGGTTACTTCGACGAAAGCGCCCTGCATCGTCTTTCCCGCCGCCGCGGCGAGCTCATGGCCGCCGGCGAAGGTGATCGCGGCACGATGCTGGCGGTCTCCGCCCCATTGGCCGAGGTCGAAAAGCTGTTGGCTGAGGAGAGTCTCGATCTCGTTCTCGCCAACCGTAATACTCCGGAACAGGGCGTCCTCTCCGGGGCAACAGCAGAGATTGCCAAGGCGGTTAAACTTCTCGAAGCCCGTGGTCTGCGTTACAAAGAGCTGACCGTCGCTGCCGCTTTTCACAGCCCCCTGGTTGCCGCTGCCAGCGCCCCTTTTGCTGAGGCATTGACGGACACGGATTTTCAGACGGGTAGAACTGAAGTCTTTGCCAACAGCAGCGGTCAGGCGTATCCGGCAAGCGCCGATGACGCCCGCCAGCTCCTGTCCACCCAGCTCGCCAGTCCGGTTGAGTTTGTCAGCGAGATCGAGTGCCTTTATGTCAGCGGAATCCGCACCTTTGTCGAGGTCGGCCCCGGCGCCCGGCTGACCGGCATGGTCAAGGCGATACTCGCAGGTCGCGAACATCAGGCCTTGGCCCTCGATTCCTCTGGTGGACAACGCTCGGCAATTCACGATCTCGCCCGCACCCTCAGTCAGTTGGCGGTCCTCGGCTATGGTATCGACCTCAGTCGCTGGGATGGCGATTATGCGTCGGAGCGGAGCAGAGTGATGAAGAAGAAGGGGATGGTCGTCCCGCTCTGCGGCGCCAATTACTTTAATCTCCCGGCGAAACGTCCGGCCCGGGCGCCGCAAACCCTTCCCCCGGCTGCGACTGTACCGCTGAGTGCCGCGGCAGTGCCGCTTGCGGCTTCCCCCACCACATCTACTATGGCAGCGGCCCCGGCCCCGGCGGCACTGCAGGATGCCCTGCGTTTGACTCAACAGAGTATGCAGGCCTTGCAGTCACTGCAGGAACAGACTTCCCGTTTGCATCAACAGTTTTTGAGTGGTCAGGAAGCAGCGACCCGCTCCTTTTTGACCCTGATCGAACAGCAGCGCCACATGCTTTACGGCGGGGCACCGGCAGCGGTAGTTGCTCAGGTTGCCAGCGTTACAGCTCCGGTCGTGGCATCAGTCGATGGGAAGCATGAGAATTCTGGGACTTATAATGCCCCTGCTTCCCATGAATCCCATGTTCTTCCTGTCTTGACGACGCCACACGTCTCTACCACAACCTCCTCCGATCGGGTCAACACCGTCCTCCTCGGCATTGTCGCCGAGAAGACCGGCTATCCCCTGGAGATGCTCGAACTTGATATGGCGCTTGATGCCGATCTCGGCATCGATTCGATCAAACGCGTCGAAATCCTCTCCGCCCTGCATGAGCAACTGCCGGAAGCGCCGGCGATCCGTCCCGAGCACCTTGGCACTCTGCAGACCCTTGGCCAGATCATTGACCATCTCCTTGCCGGTCTCGGCCCGGTTACCGCAACGACGAGTGCAGCTCCGTCCCTTGCCCCGGAGTCGGAGTTTGTGGCGCAGACCCTCCTCGCCGTTATTGCCGAGAAGACCGGCTATCCCCTGGAGATGCTGGAACTTGACATGGCGCTCGATGCCGATCTCGGCATCGACTCGATCAAACGCGTCGAAATCCTCTCGGCCCTGCAGGAGCAACTGCCGCAGGCTCCACTCATTCGCCCCGAACAACTCGGCACCCTGCAGACCCTCGGGCAGATTGTTGCGCATCTCGGCAGCGTCGGCAGTGCGCCGGCGACTGCACCGGTTTCCGCTACGGCCGCACCTGCCACAGCGGATCGCGAACTGGTTACCCAGACTCTCCTGAACGTGATCGCCGAGAAGACCGGCTATCCGCTGGAGATGCTCGAACTCGATATGGCCCTTGATGCCGACCTCGGTATCGATTCGATCAAACGTGTCGAGATCTTTGCGGCGTTGCAGAGTGAACTGCCGAACGCTCCGGCGGTGCGCCCCGAGCAGCTTGGCAGCTTGCAGACTCTCGGCCAGATCGTCAATTATCTGGTCGCGACCAACACCACTCCGGCCCCGACGTCGACCGCGCTCAAGAGTGAACAGATCGACCGGACGACTGTGGCGCAGACCCTCCTTGCGGTCATCGCCGACAAGACCGGTTATCCTTTGGAGATGCTCGAACTAGATATGGCTCTTGATGCCGATCTCGGCATCGATTCGATCAAGCGGGTGGAGATCCTCTCGGCTCTGCAGGAGCGCCTCCCGGCCGCCCCGGCGATCCGTCCCGAGCACCTCGGCACGCTGCAGACCGTCGGCCAGATCGTCGACTTCCTCGCCAGTGTGGCCGGCGCCCCGGCGGCGCCGGTTGCACCAGCGCCGGTTGTCACCGCGGAAGTGAGTGGGGAAGGAGTTTCGCGCCAGGTCCTTAAGGCGGTGCCGCTCCCGGCCAGCAGTAAACGCGAGGCGCTGCCTTTGTCGTCCGCGGCACTGGTGGGTGTCATTGATGACGGCTCTGAACTCGCCGCTGCCATTGCTCACGAGTTGACCACCCTTGGCTATACCCCCCGCTTGCTGGGCATGGGCCAGCCCCTGCCGCCCCAACTCGGCG harbors:
- a CDS encoding 2-nitropropane dioxygenase, producing the protein MIFAQKNKVLLGLFSPAGAESVPPLELLRRINQPLFVAELGGKSVLLPGATGTNGLKQENLLPFTAMVAPAPLSALGDASFCRDHHLLFPYIGGSMAKGISSVAMVKAFGEAGMLGFFGAAGLPLATVEAAIHELKGAGDFPFGCNLIHSPQEPELENALVELYLRQGIKLIEASAFLALTLPLVRYRTYGIYRQDDGRIITPNRIIAKISREEVSARFFAPPPEKFLRVLVEAGELTAQQAEWSTQIPMAQDVTAEADSGGHTDNRPALSLLPTILSQRAQFQAQYNYEQPLRVGLGGGIATPASAAAALSLGAAYLVTGSVNQACSEAGTCDEVRQLLAETRQADITMAPSGDMFEMGVNVQVLKRGTMFSMRAAKLYELYRSYSGLDALPSEERAKLEKTIFRAPLAEIWEATRTYFARRDPRQVERALADPKHQLALVFRWYLGQSPVWASSGESSRRVDYQIWCGPAMGAFNEWSKGSFLENVARRQVVAVALNILFGAAVLLRTHQLALQGIHLAAADKLSEPLEIAQIKEYLH
- a CDS encoding beta-ketoacyl synthase → MAPIAIVGIGCIFPQAEDKVAFWSNIRQGRDAITEVPASHWRPEDYFNPDPKAPDQVYAKMGGFLPPVDFHPMEYGILPNALEAVDTAQLLGLLAVEQALVDAGYSADKEFDREKVSVILGVTGSLELVIPLGARLGHPRWRTALKEAGVADDIAADAIARISDSYVPWQENSFPGLLGNVVAGRISKHFNFGGTNCVVDAACGSSLSALNLAALELSAGKADMVVTGGVDTFNDIFMYTCFSKTPALSPTGHARPFDANGDGTTLGEGLGVVVLKRLADAERDGDRIYAVIRGIGTSSDGRGSAIYEPSAAGQEKALRRAYQQGDVTPETIELIEAHGTGTKVGDAVEVKALRQVFGEGERPWCSLGSVKSQIGHTKAAAGSAGLIKATLALYHKILPPTLKVQKPQDVVVGNGSPFYLDTAARPWIATPDHPRRAGVSALGFGGSNFHCLLEEYQAEKVVVDESGEVQIAAFSAPDGAELESFLRAFPAEAAWPELRLAASASRLQFDPQMACRLSLVMEKGKSNPPAQIKSALSMLAKSGTQSFWQTPDGVYFASGGAAGKLAILFPGQGAQYPGMLAELALQFPAFFATLQAADQSFAAAVGASGRLAEAIYPRGSFDDVSRQADVTRLQATEVAQPALGAVNLGALKVLNSFALQADAFAGHSYGELTALCAGGYFDESALHRLSRRRGELMAAGEGDRGTMLAVSAPLAEVEKLLAEESLDLVLANRNTPEQGVLSGATAEIAKAVKLLEARGLRYKELTVAAAFHSPLVAAASAPFAEALTDTDFQTGRTEVFANSSGQAYPASADDARQLLSTQLASPVEFVSEIECLYVSGIRTFVEVGPGARLTGMVKAILAGREHQALALDSSGGQRSAIHDLARTLSQLAVLGYGIDLSRWDGDYASERSRVMKKKGMVVPLCGANYFNLPAKRPARAPQTLPPAATVPLSAAAVPLAASPTTSTMAAAPAPAALQDALRLTQQSMQALQSLQEQTSRLHQQFLSGQEAATRSFLTLIEQQRHMLYGGAPAAVVAQVASVTAPVVASVDGKHENSGTYNAPASHESHVLPVLTTPHVSTTTSSDRVNTVLLGIVAEKTGYPLEMLELDMALDADLGIDSIKRVEILSALHEQLPEAPAIRPEHLGTLQTLGQIIDHLLAGLGPVTATTSAAPSLAPESEFVAQTLLAVIAEKTGYPLEMLELDMALDADLGIDSIKRVEILSALQEQLPQAPLIRPEQLGTLQTLGQIVAHLGSVGSAPATAPVSATAAPATADRELVTQTLLNVIAEKTGYPLEMLELDMALDADLGIDSIKRVEIFAALQSELPNAPAVRPEQLGSLQTLGQIVNYLVATNTTPAPTSTALKSEQIDRTTVAQTLLAVIADKTGYPLEMLELDMALDADLGIDSIKRVEILSALQERLPAAPAIRPEHLGTLQTVGQIVDFLASVAGAPAAPVAPAPVVTAEVSGEGVSRQVLKAVPLPASSKREALPLSSAALVGVIDDGSELAAAIAHELTTLGYTPRLLGMGQPLPPQLGGLILLTPVTGADDLFLRQAFELVQAAARPLQSVSAGAALLTVSRLNGYFGLLPGEDLADPLSGGLAGLCKTAGHEWPQVRCKALDLAADLPAVLAAKAIVSELLLVGPGEVGISVQGLHSLKLSTAPLTEVEGLPPLQSGDLVVISGGARGVTAEVAIDLAVATQATLLLLGRSPAPQAEPAWLQGLSIEAEIKRALISHAETPLKPKEVEERYQILLGQREITTNLQRMRTAGSEVHYLSLDLRDSAAVAAAINDMRHSHGPVKGLIHGAGVLADRLIKDKTIEQFTSVYSTKVDGLRSLLAAVAPDELKFIALFSSSTGRFGRVGQVDYAVANEVLNKMAQQEARLRPACRVVALNWGPWDGGMVTPALKKLFAQEGVEVIALRAGSRYLLQELATPPGGATEIVILGAHSAGQVEEVEAPRENIYVSKAFDLDLSIEQFPFLKSHVIDKKAVLPLAMIVEWLGHGAIHNNPGLRFHGFNDLRVLKGVTLETGQLHNLQVMTGKAFKSGGFHVVPVELSGSSPNGQHFIHARAKIVLANRLPEGKAAIGRQELPQYPHPMAEIYRPERLFHGVDFHGLREVIGCASEGITALSRPAPQPADWISHPLRNSWLADPLVIDASFQLMILWSFERYQAASLPVFAGRYRQYSEKFPECGAEIRIRVSKQNPHKATAEIDFVHPLSGELLARMEDYECVIDASLNETFQRNTLQGATGA